The following are from one region of the Osmerus mordax isolate fOsmMor3 chromosome 1, fOsmMor3.pri, whole genome shotgun sequence genome:
- the LOC136951825 gene encoding metabotropic glutamate receptor 6-like yields MVANVLRLFSVPQISYASTAPELSDNSRYEFFSRVVPPDSYQAQAMVDIVKAMGWNYVSTLASEGNYGESGVDAFLQISREAGGLCIAQSIKIPREPKPGEFDKIIKRMMETSNARGVIIFANEDDIKRVLEAAKKANLTGHFLFVGSDSWGAKSSPILDQEDVAEGAVTILPKRASIDGFDQYFSSRSLENNRRNIWFAEFWEDDFKCKLTRPGIKYDTGKRKCTGEERISRDSQYEQEGKVQFVIDAVYAMAHALHSMHIDLCPGYMGVCEKMDPVEGRMLLQYIRSVSFNGSAGTGVMFNENGDAPGRYDIFQYQLSNTTNPGYRVIGQWTNHLRLNAEEMQWSGGDRQIPDSVCSFPCEPGERKKMVKGVPCCWHCELCDGYQYQLDELNCDSCPFDMRPLKNRTGCRQTPIIKLEWSSPWAIIPVFLAILGILATSGVIITFIRFNDTPIVRASGRELSYVLLTGIFLIYLITFLMIAEPGVAVCAFRRLLLGLGMCISYSAMLTKTNRIYRIFEQGKKSVSPPQFISPTSQLIITFILISLQVLGVFIWFAVDPPHSIIDYEEQRPPNPEFARGVLKCDMSDLSLICCLLYSIVLMVTCTVYAIKSRGVPETFNEAKPIGFTMYTTCIIWLAFVPIFFGTAQSTEKMFIQTTTLTVSMSLSATVSLGMLYIPKAYVIIFHPEQNVQKRKRSFKAVAQAATVSTHLSQKSNDKPNGESKIEPDRSQ; encoded by the exons ATGGTGGCTAATGTACTAAGACTCTTTTCG GTCCCCCAGATCAGTTATGCCTCCACTGCGCCTGAGCTGAGTGACAATAGCCGTTATGAGTTCTTCTCCCGTGTAGTGCCTCCAGACTCTTACCAGGCTCAGGCCATGGTGGACATTGTCAAGGCCATGGGCTGGAACTACGTGTCCACATTGGCCTCCGAGGGAAACTATGGAGAGAGCGGAGTTGATGCCTTCCTCCAGATATCTCGAGAGGCAG GAGGGCTGTGCATTGCTCAATCCATTAAGATTCCCAGAGAGCCCAAACCAGGAGAGTTTGACAAAATTATCAAGAGGATGATGGAGACATCTAATGCTCGTGGTGTCATAATTTTCGCAAATGAGGATGATATCAA ACGGGTCTTAGAGGCAGCAAAAAAGGCCAATCTGACaggtcatttcctgtttgtgGGCTCGGATAGTTGGGGGGCAAAGAGCTCTCCCATCCTGGACCAAGAGGATGTGGCTGAGGGAGCTGTCACCATTCTCCCTAAAAGAGCCTCCATTGATG GGTTCGATCAGTACTTTTCCTCAAGATCTCTAGAAAACAACAGAAGGAACATCTGGTTTGCCGAATTCTGGGAGGATGATTTCAAATGTAAACTGACTCGACCAGGTATCAAGTATGACACTGGGAAAAGAAAATGTACAG GTGAGGAAAGAATCAGTCGAGACTCTCAGTACGAGCAGGAGGGGAAGGTGCAGTTTGTGATTGACGCGGTGTACGCCATGGCCCACGCCTTGCACAGCATGCACATTGACCTCTGCCCTGGCTACATGGGCGTATGTGAAAAGATGGACCCAGTAGAAGGAAGAATGCTGCTCCAGTACATACGCTCAGTCAGCTTCAATG GCAGTGCAGGAACTGGGGTCATGTTCAATGAGAATGGGGATGCTCCTGGACGTTACGATATATTCCAATATCAACTCTCCAACACCACCAACCCTGGTTATAGGGTCATTGGCCAATGGACCAATCATCTCCGACTCaat GCAGAGGAGATGCAGTGGTCGGGAGGGGACCGTCAGATCCCTGACTCTGTATGTAGTTTCCCCTGTGaacctggagagaggaagaagatggtGAAAGGAGTGCCCTGCTGCTGGCACTGCGAGCTGTGTGACGGCTACCAGTACCAGCTGGACGAGTTAAACTGTGACTCCTGCCCCTTCGACATGAGGCCACTGAAGAACCGCACAGGCTGCCGACAAACGCCCATTATCAAGCTGGAGTGGAGTTCCCCCTGGGCCATCATCCCCGTGTTCCTGGCTATCCTTGGCATCCTGGCCACCTCTGGAGTCATCATCACCTTTATCCGCTTCAACGACACCCCCATCGTCCGCGCCTCTGGCCGGGAGCTGAGCTACGTGCTGCTGACGGGCATCTTCCTCATCTATCTCATCACGTTCCTGATGATCGCCGAGCCTGGTGTGGCGGTGTGTGCCTTCCGCAGGCTGCTGCTGGGACTGGGCATGTGCATCAGCTACTCGGCCATGCTCACCAAGACCAATCGTATCTATCGCATCTTTGAGCAGGGCAAGAAGTCTGTCTCGCCCCCACAGTTCATCAGCCCCACGTCTCAGCTGATCATCACCTTCATCCTCATCTCGTTGCAG GTTCTTGGAGTGTTCATCTGGTTTGCCGTGGATCCCCCACACAGCATTATAGACTATGAAGAGCAGAGACCACCCAATCCAGAGTTTGCCAGAGGGGTCTTAAAGTGTGACATGTCCGACCTGTCCCTGATCTGCTGCCTGCTCTACAGTATCGTGCTGATGGTGACCTGCACAGTTTATGCCATCAAGAGCAGAGGAGTACCAGAGACCTTCAATGAGGCCAAGCCCATTGGCTTCACCATGTACACCACCTGTATCATCTGGCTGGCTTTTGTGCCTATCTTCTTTGGCACAGCACAATCTACTGAGAAG ATGTTCATCCAGACCACCACCCTGACGGTGTCCATGAGCCTTAGTGCCACCGTGTCCTTGGGCATGCTCTACATCCCCAAAGCATACGTCATCATCTTCCACCCTGAGCAGAATGTGCAGAAACGCAAGCGCAGCTTCAAGGCTGTAGCGCAGGCCGCCACAGTGTCCACCCACCTGTCTCAGAAGTCCAACGACAAGCCGAACGGAGAGTCTAAAATAGAGCCTGACAGATCACA ATAA
- the traip gene encoding E3 ubiquitin-protein ligase TRAIP, with protein MPIRAYCTICSDFFDHSRDVAAIHCGHTFHYDCLLQWFQTAPHKTCPQCRKQVSTRHIINKLFFDIGGEEENSSIDPESLQNELSRLKATLSANEAHWSDRCKEVNKLKETVEKQKKDLNNVRKEIEEKEMLCSALRKQMKYLETQHKETQAAKEEARRLMTKMKTYENLDVLLQGQRAEVESMITDMGVGQAAVEQLSIYCISLKKEYDNLKGSLRSSNEMCEKLKREVFTSNNKLQKATMEMNRTKEDMKAVQNDLTGADKEISSLKKKVEILQKTLSTPTRTNEALSRLVFESPAPMELRQPYLHQPANCEDIDLNMTFDITTPEAVRPVQVPSKKMRLDPGVSLSSKQCESSSSGSKVRDEEDPFFRNSLLFRKKMFGSMLDPQRSRQGVVRSGYDGLGGRTKFIQPSPLSEIRPLMKGKRKKVSRPAPPKLPSCLTLDSFLE; from the exons ATGCCTATTCGAGCCTACTGCACCATCTGCTCGGACTTCTTTGATCACTCTAGAGATGTTGCTGCCATACATTGTGGGCACACCTTCCACTACGACTG TCTTCTACAGTGGTTTCAGACAGCCCCTCACAAGACCTGCCCCCAATGTAGAAAACAG GTTAGCACAAGACACATTATTAATAAGCTCTTCTTCGATATtggtggagaagaagagaacTCATCCATAGATCCAGAGAGCTTACAG AATGAACTGAGTAGATTGAAAGCTACGTTAAGTGCTAACG AGGCTCACTGGAGTGACAGATGTAAAGAGGTAAACAAACTGAAGGAGACTGTGGAGAAGCAAAAGAAAGACCTGAATAATGTCCGAAAGGAGATTGAAGAAAAAGagatgctctgctctgctctcagg AAACAAATGAAGTACTTGGAAACCCAGCACAAAGAAACGCAGGCTGCCAAGGAGGAAGCTCGCAGACTCATGACCAAAATGAAAACTTATGAGAA TCTTGATGTGTTATTGCAAGGCCAGAGAGCCGAGGTAGAATCTATGATCACAGACATGGGTGTGGGCCAGGCTGCTGTGGAACAGCTCTCCATCTACTGCATCTCTCTCAAGAA GGAGTATGACAACCTGAAAGGGAGCCTCAGATCTTCAAATGAAATGTGTGAAAAACTCAAACGAGAGGTTTTTACCTCAAACAACAAG TTACAAAAAGCTACTATGGAAATGAACCGTACCAAGGAGGATATGAAGGCTGTTCAGAATGACCTAACAGGGGCTGACAAAGAGATCAGT AGTCTAAAAAAGAAAGTGGAAATTCTTCAAAAGACGCTGAGCACACCCACTCGCACAAATGAAGCCCTGAGCCGTCTCGTCTTTGAGAG CCCTGCTCCGATGGAGCTTAGACAGCCCTATCTTCACCAGCCTGCCAACTGTGAGGACATTGACCTAAACATGACCTTTGACATTACCACCCCTGAGGCCGTGAGGCCAGTACAGGTCCCATCCAAAAAGATGCGCCTGGACCCTGGAGT GTCTTTATCTTCCAAACAGTGTGAAAGTAGCTCTTCTGGAAGCAAG GTTAGAGACGAAGAGGATCCATTCTTCCGGAACTCACTCCTCTTCAGGAAGAAGATGTTTGGCAGCATGTTAGATCCTCAGAGGAGTAGACAAGGAGTG GTGAGGAGTGGCTATGATGGTCTGGGTGGACGGACTAAGTTCATTCAACCT TCTCCTTTGTCAGAGATCCGTCCACTCATGAAGGGCAAAAGAAAGAAGGTGTCCCGTCCCGCTCCTCCCAAGCTCCCCAGCTGCCTGACCCTAGACAGTTTCCTGGAATGA
- the mon1a gene encoding vacuolar fusion protein MON1 homolog A has translation MAGEVHNKGVAWDNLKGSLTPVDRLRNERSESPTPGLVEGTEPGAGQQSAMFVHSQSFEDLTAESEEQTETEFNKGSDQVDLGECAEEIQSGVAGEDAQEEPRVEVQKERNEEGQPESRIKEEDVSSEAWRSHRKHVFVLSEAGKPIYSRYGTEEALSSTMGVMMALVSFVEAGKNIIRSIHADGYKVVFLRKSPLVLVGVSRTCQSDRELTRELQYIYYQIVSLLTLTQLNHIFQHKQNYDLRRLLAGSEHLTDNLLRLLERDPGLLLSAVTCLPLASSVRDVVSSSLQAAKAKNLVFSILLAGDRLVTLVRKKDQFLHHMDLHLLFNLVGSSTSFREGEGWTPICLPKFNTAGFFHAHISYLEPASELCLILVSTDREDFFNLSDCKRRFLERLSKRSAYQTLKEALKSPSYSAAQVGIPELRHFVYKSKSSGLYTSPELPVPYQSEEEQERLIGLYQYLHSRLHHPTRPLRSIYHCGETENLFAWVTSGFELYLCFSPLGTKVLAVSAVNKLLKWIRREEDRLFILSPLTY, from the exons ATGGCTGGAGAGGTCCACAACAAGGGTGTGGCATGGGATAACTTGAAAGGCTCCCTGACTCCAGTGGACCGTCTCCGTAATGAGAGGTCTGAAAGCCCCACACCGGGCCTGGTGGAGGGGACAGAACCAG GTGCCGGCCAGCAGAGTGCCATGTTTGTCCATTCCCAGTCATTTGAAGACTTGACTGCTGAAAGTGAGGAGCAGACTGAGACAGAGTTCAATAAAGGCTCCGATCAGGTGGATTTAGGGGAATGTGCAGAGGAGATACAGAGTGGGGTGGCAGGAGAGGATGCTCAGGAGGAGCCCCGTGTGGAGGTGCAGAAGGAACGGAATGAGGAGGGACAACCTGAAAGCAGAATTAAAGAGGAGGATGTGTCAAGCGAGGCATGGCGTAGCCACAgaaagcatgtgtttgtgctgaGCGAAGCTGGTAAACCCATCTACTCGCGCTACGGCACAGAGGAGGCCCTCTCTAGCACCATGGGGGTCATGATGGCACTGGTGTCATTTGTGGAGGCTGGGAAGAACATCATCCGGTCCATCCATgcag ATGGTTACAAAGTGGTGTTCCTTCGTAAGAGTCCTCTGGTTCTGGTGGGTGTATCGCGTACCTGTCAGTCCGACCGAGAGCTGACCCGTGAGTTGCAGTACATCTACTACCAGATAGTCAGCCTGCTCACCCTGACCCAGCTCAACCACATCTTCCAGCATAAACAGAACTACGACCTGCGCCGACTTCTGGCCGGCTCTGAACACCTCACAGATAACCTGCTTCGTCTGCTGGAACGCGACCCaggcctgctcctcagcgctgtAACATGCCTCCCGCTGGCCAGCTCCGTCCGGGATGTTGTGTCCTCCAGCCTGCAGGCCGCCAAAGCCAAGAACCTGGTCTTCTCCATTCTGCTGGCGGGAGACCGCCTGGTCACCTTGGTGCGCAAAAAGGACCAGTTCCTGCACCACATGGACTTGCATTTACTCTTCAACCTGGTGGGATCTTCCACCTCTTTCCGTGAAGGCGAAGGATGGACGCCTATCTGCCTACCAAAGTTCAACACAGCAGGCTTCTTCCACGCCCACATCTCTTACCTAGAGCCGGCATCTGAACTCTGCTTAATCCTGGTCTCCACGGACAGGGAGGACTTCTTTAATTTGTCTGACTGCAAGCGCCGCTTTCTGGAGCGTCTGAGCAAACGCAGTGCCTACCAGACCCTGAAGGAGGCGCTGAAGAGCCCAAGCTACTCAGCAGCCCAGGTCGGCATTCCAGAACTCAGGCACTTTGTTTATAAGTCAAAGAGCTCGGGTCTCTAcaccag ccCTGAGCTCCCCGTGCCATACCAatctgaggaggagcaggagaggctgaTTGGACTGTACCAGTACCTGCACAGCCGCCTGCACCACCCAACTCGTCCGCTCCGCTCCATCTACCACTGTGGAGAGACTGAAAACTTGTTTGCCTGG GTAACAAGTGGCTTTGAACTATACCTCTGCTTCAGTCCATTGGGGACCAAGGTGCTGGCTGTGTCTGCTGTTAATAAGCTTCTGAAGTGgatcaggagggaggaggaccgacTCTTTATCCTCAGTCCCTTAACATACTGA